The proteins below come from a single Acanthopagrus latus isolate v.2019 chromosome 4, fAcaLat1.1, whole genome shotgun sequence genomic window:
- the tipin gene encoding TIMELESS-interacting protein, with translation MRGPLEIGDCDGLEDEAFPPLPPPQSPGQGGQDEGDPFGNDEENGDVSKLEEVPAAKRKGVKRPQPKLDSNRLISDRGLPALRTLFDDVRFKGKGHEAEDLQRLMHKMENWAHRLYPKLQFEEFIDKVEKLGKKKEVQTCLKRIRLDMPLTHEDYVGNGEEAAAPESHVFGDPDPFNSTVFPTNLPAPVHSTPAPAAPPSPSPAAPSSSPAAPSLTEEQRKRMELNRQRALERKLARQQQQQQTDLSDSQTVEPSTSADEPASVSSANVLNTSENQDEEMEDLDLKPTSSSTQEPNEQPHKDSEASAESPQSEKEEDASISRLHQPSNECEDGD, from the exons ATGCGTGGCCCACTAGAAATCGGTGACTGCGATGGTCTGGAGGATGAAGCgttccctcctctcccaccgCCTCAGTCCCCCGGCCAGGGAGGACAAGATGAAGGAGACCCCTTTGGAAATG ACGAGGAAAATGGCGACGTGTCCAAGCTGGAAGAGGTTCCTGCTGCTAAAAGAAAAGGAGTGAAGAGGCCGCAGCCCAAACTGGACTCTAACAG gCTGATCTCAGACAGAGGACTTCCAGCTCTGCGAACACTGTTTGATGACGTCCGTTTCAAAGGCAAAGGGCACGAG GCGGAGGACCTGCAGCGGCTGATGCATAAGATGGAGAACTGGGCCCACAGGCTGTATCCAAAACTGCAGTTTGAGGAGTTTATCGACAAAGTGGAGAAACTCGGCAAGAAGAAGGAAGTGCAG ACGTGTCTGAAACGGATCCGACTGGACATGCCGCTGACACACGAGGACTACGTGGGTAATG gtgaagaagcagcagctcctgaATCTCACGTCTTCGGGGATCCAGATCCGTTCAACAGCACAGTTTTCCCAACCAACCTGCCGGCGCCGGTCCACTCCACCCCggctccagctgctccaccttctccctctccagcagctccttcctcctccccagcTGCACCGTCTCTGACCGAGGAGCAGCGTAAACGCATGGAGCTGAACAGGCAGCGAGCTCTGGAGAGGAAGCTCGcccgccagcagcagcagcagcagacag ATCTTTCAGACTCGCAGACGGTTGAGCCGTCCACGTCGGCAGACGAACCCGCGTCCGTCTCCTCTGCAAACGTCCTCAACACCTCTGAAAATCAGGACGAGGAGATGGAGGATTTGGACCTGAAGccgaccagcagcagcacacaagAGCCCAACGAGCAGCCACACAAAGACTCTGAAGCGTCTGCTGAATCACCTcagagtgagaaagaggaagacgCCAGCATCAGTCGGCTCCATCAGCCCAGTAATGAGTGTGAGGACGGAGATTAA
- the dis3l gene encoding DIS3-like exonuclease 1 isoform X2, which produces MMDVVMITEDQDAVAQFSSLNAGVYVISVQDFLQNFWPELQAAHELYSSISQVLQEKESESSQKEYTEHLPAEILEAGIKSGRYIKGTLNINKHHDEASIMTEGLSNKNNDLSWGVLVCGNKNRNRAVHGDTVVVELLPKSEWRGKVTALSEGEEKSGEENESKPMPTGRVVGILQRNWRDYVVTFPPRDATQSQSRNSQRILAIPWDRRIPKIRISTQQADALQDHRVVVRIDSWESTSLYPNGHSVRVLGRAGELETEVQTILIENCIHVPPFSDAQLREMPVNSPEKPWRMDPVQVAERRDLRETHLVFSIDPRGCEDVDDTLSVRSIDGGKLLELGVHIADVTHFVTEGSLTDLEARMRSTTYYLADRRYDMLPAVLSADLCSLLGGVDRYAMSVMWELDAQTLAVHKVWYGRTVIRSSYQLHYELAQALLNGEPAEVPELAQLEPEEKDAKLAELTQALETLTHVARHLRAQRDRGGALELEGVEVRAQLDEQRNITALVPRQPLEVHETVAECMIYANHWVARKIQETFPHQALLRRHPPPRQEFFSQLVESAKAVGFTIDTRTNKALADSLDRAVDPQDQLVNKMLRMMATTAMSQALYFSTGLESQDQYYHYGLALDRYTHFTSPIRRYADIVVHRLLTAALDVERGTDSGKSVASNKELEELAQHINSKNRAAQRAQKLSTVLFQCLYFKERDPQTDQQCVADAVVYSIRNNGLLVFIPEYGVKGPVYLKNREGQVVAAGQDGSCEWQSGSLRHHSDHISTTSSCGTSTFRLFDHITVRISVRSTSSHADSLNLEVISNKPHRSAEPQQPHSQGRSQLVQEVVRLAEEAHQQAQEKAARRPKLSREEREFSQSKTPNLYSLLEEVRELALMDLDMAAQVCVTSA; this is translated from the exons ATGATGGATGTGGTGATGATCACAGAGGACCAGGACGCCGTGGCTCAGTTCAGCAGCCTCAACGCTGGAGTGTACGTCATCTCCGTCCAG GATTTTTTGCAGAACTTCTGGCCGGAGCTGCAGGCGGCTCATGAGCTGTACAGCTCCATTTCTCAGGTGCTTCAAGAGAAGGAGAGCGAGAGCTCGCAGAAGGAGTACACCGAACATCTGCCCGCTGAAATCCTGGAGGCCGGAATCAAGTCTGGACGATACATTAAG GGAACTCTGAATATCAACAAGCACCACGACGAGGCCTCCATCATGACGGAGGGTTTGTCAAATAAGAACAACG ATCTGAGCTGGGGCGTGTTGGTGTGCGGTAATAAGAATCGTAACAGAGCCGTACACGGAGACACGGTCGTGGTGGAGTTGTTGCCAAAGAGCGAGTGGAGAGGGAAGGTCACGGCGCTGTccgagggagaggagaagagcgGGGAGGAAAACGAGAGCAAACCTATGCCGACAG GGCGTGTCGTGGGGATCCTGCAGAGGAACTGGAGGGACTATGTCGTAACTTTTCCTCCCAGAGACGCGACTCAGTCTCAGAGCAGGAACTCTCAGCGGATCCTGGCTATTCCCTGGGACCGCCGCATCCCCAAGATCCGCATCAGTACTCAGCAGGCCGACGCTCTGCAG GACCACAGAGTGGTGGTGCGCATTGATTCATGGGAAAGCACGTCGCTCTACCCAAACGGCCACAGCGTGCGGGTGCTGGGTCGGGCTGGAGAGCTGGAGACGGAGGTCCAGACCATCCTCATCGAGAACTGCATCCACGTGCCTCCCTTCTCAGACGCACAG CTGAGAGAGATGCCAGTCAACTCTCCCGAGAAGCCGTGGAGGATGGATCCAGTCCAGGTGGCAGAGCGGCGGGACCTCAGGGAGACTCACCTGGTGTTCAGCATCGACCCGCGGGGCTGCGAGGACGTGGACGACACGCTGTCGGTGCGTAGCATCGATGGCGggaagctgctggagctggggGTCCACATCGCAGACGTCACCCACTTTGTCACAGAGGGCTCGCTCACTGACCTGGAGGCACGTATGAG gtcGACGACGTACTACCTGGCAGACCGCAGGTACGACATGCTGCCTGCTGTTCTCAGCGCagatctctgctctctgctgggaGGAGTCGACAG GTATGCCATGAGCGTAATGTGGGAGCTCGATGCACAAACCCTCGCCGTACACAAGGTGTGGTACGGTCGCACGGTGATCCGCTCCTCTTACCAGCTCCACTACGAGCTGGCCCAGGCGCTCCTCAACGGAGAGCCGGCGGAGGTACCGGAGCTGGCCCAGCTGGAGCCGGAGGAGAAGGATGCTAAGCTAGCTGAGCTCACCCAGGCTCTGGAGACGCTCACACATGTAGCCAGACACCTCCGGgcacagagggacagaggaggagccctggagctggagggggtggag GTTCGCGCccagctggatgagcagaggAACATCACAGCTCTGGTCCCCCGACAGCCGCTGGAGGTCCACGAGACCGTGGCTGAGTGCATGATTTACGCCAACCACTGGGTGGCGCGCAAGATCCAGGAGACCTTTCCTCACCAGGCCCTGCTGAGGCGGCACCCGCCTCCACGGCAGGAGTTCTTCAGTCAGCTGGTGGAGAGCGCCAAGGCCGTGGGATTCACCATCGATACCAG GACCAACAAGGCTTTAGCGGACTCTCTGGACCGGGCTGTGGACCCACAGGACCAGCTGGTGAACAAGATGCTGAGGATGATGGCCACCACAGCCATGTCACAGGCCCTGTACTTTTCCACTGGTCTCGAGTCCCAAGACCAGTACTACCACTACG GTTTGGCTCTGGACCGTTACACACACTTCACCTCACCCATCCGGCGTTACGCCGACATCGTGGTGCACCGCCTTCTCACCGCAGCCCTCGACGTGGAGAGAGGGACGGACTCTGGGAAATCAGTAGCCAGTAACAAGGAACTGGAGGAACTGGCTCAACATATCAACAGCAAGAACCGG GCAGCTCAGCGGGCTCAGAAGTTGTCCACAGTCCTGTTCCAGTGTCTCTACTTCAAAGAACGAGACCCTCAGACTGACCAGCAGTGTGTAGCCGACGCCGTCGTCTACTCCATCAGAAACAACGGCCTGCTGGTGTTCATCCCAGA GTATGGAGTTAAAGGGCCGGTGTACCTGAAGAATCGAGAGGGCCAGGTGGTGGCTGCAGGGCAGGACGGCAGCTGTGAGTGGCAGAGCGGCTCCTTACGACACCATTCAGACCACATCAGCACCACCTCCAGCTGCGGCACCTCCACCTTCAGACTCTTCGACCACATCACC GTTCGTATATCTGTCCGCTCCACATCCTCCCACGCTGACAGTCTCAACCTTGAGGTCATTAGTAACAAGCCCCACCGCAGCGCCGAGCCCCAGCAGCCTCACTCCCAGGGCCGCAGCCAGCTGGTGCAGGAGGTGGTGCGCCTGGCCGAGGAGGCGCACCAGCAGGCCCAGGAGAAGGCGGCCCGGCGACCCAAACTCTCCAGAGAGGAGCGAGAGTTCAGCCAGAGCAAGACGCCCAACCTGTactctctgctggaggaggtgagggagctCGCGCTGATGGACCTGGACATggctgctcaggtgtgtgtgacatcagcgTAG
- the dis3l gene encoding DIS3-like exonuclease 1 isoform X1, producing the protein MIKTEKILHLKSHRGRKVRVVREHYLRERVPCYSSLCQADCENDGKVLPGDLTHYVVPDVGVVVDFLEILEFRELQGVVFTQTACQAVQHSKGRRQYNRLRNLIKDPRHDCVLFANEFQEYSYCPREKGESQEKWQTRCVYSAAVWYHTHLAGMMDVVMITEDQDAVAQFSSLNAGVYVISVQDFLQNFWPELQAAHELYSSISQVLQEKESESSQKEYTEHLPAEILEAGIKSGRYIKGTLNINKHHDEASIMTEGLSNKNNDLSWGVLVCGNKNRNRAVHGDTVVVELLPKSEWRGKVTALSEGEEKSGEENESKPMPTGRVVGILQRNWRDYVVTFPPRDATQSQSRNSQRILAIPWDRRIPKIRISTQQADALQDHRVVVRIDSWESTSLYPNGHSVRVLGRAGELETEVQTILIENCIHVPPFSDAQLREMPVNSPEKPWRMDPVQVAERRDLRETHLVFSIDPRGCEDVDDTLSVRSIDGGKLLELGVHIADVTHFVTEGSLTDLEARMRSTTYYLADRRYDMLPAVLSADLCSLLGGVDRYAMSVMWELDAQTLAVHKVWYGRTVIRSSYQLHYELAQALLNGEPAEVPELAQLEPEEKDAKLAELTQALETLTHVARHLRAQRDRGGALELEGVEVRAQLDEQRNITALVPRQPLEVHETVAECMIYANHWVARKIQETFPHQALLRRHPPPRQEFFSQLVESAKAVGFTIDTRTNKALADSLDRAVDPQDQLVNKMLRMMATTAMSQALYFSTGLESQDQYYHYGLALDRYTHFTSPIRRYADIVVHRLLTAALDVERGTDSGKSVASNKELEELAQHINSKNRAAQRAQKLSTVLFQCLYFKERDPQTDQQCVADAVVYSIRNNGLLVFIPEYGVKGPVYLKNREGQVVAAGQDGSCEWQSGSLRHHSDHISTTSSCGTSTFRLFDHITVRISVRSTSSHADSLNLEVISNKPHRSAEPQQPHSQGRSQLVQEVVRLAEEAHQQAQEKAARRPKLSREEREFSQSKTPNLYSLLEEVRELALMDLDMAAQVCVTSA; encoded by the exons ATGATCAAGACGGAGAAGATTCTGCATCTGAAGAGCCACCGGGGCAGGAAGGTCCGTGTGGTCCGGGAACATTATCTGAGGGAGCGGGTCCCCTGCTACAGCTCTCTGTGTCAGGCGGACTGTGAGAACG ATGGAAAGGTGCTGCCTGGAGATTTGACCCACTACGTGGTGCCTGATGTTGGAGTGGTGGTCGACTTTCTGGAGATCTTGGAgttcagagagctgcagggtgTCGTCTTCACCCAGACCGCCTGTCAGGCTGTGCAGCACAGCAAAGGACgcag gcaatACAACCGTCTACGAAACCTGATCAAAGACCCTCGACATGACTGTGTGCTGTTTGCTAATGAGTTTCAAGAGTACTCGTATTGTCCACGAGAGAAGGGGGAGAGCCAGGAGAAGTGGCAGACCAG gtgtgtgtacTCTGCAGCAGTATGGTACCATACCCACCTGGCAGGTATGATGGATGTGGTGATGATCACAGAGGACCAGGACGCCGTGGCTCAGTTCAGCAGCCTCAACGCTGGAGTGTACGTCATCTCCGTCCAG GATTTTTTGCAGAACTTCTGGCCGGAGCTGCAGGCGGCTCATGAGCTGTACAGCTCCATTTCTCAGGTGCTTCAAGAGAAGGAGAGCGAGAGCTCGCAGAAGGAGTACACCGAACATCTGCCCGCTGAAATCCTGGAGGCCGGAATCAAGTCTGGACGATACATTAAG GGAACTCTGAATATCAACAAGCACCACGACGAGGCCTCCATCATGACGGAGGGTTTGTCAAATAAGAACAACG ATCTGAGCTGGGGCGTGTTGGTGTGCGGTAATAAGAATCGTAACAGAGCCGTACACGGAGACACGGTCGTGGTGGAGTTGTTGCCAAAGAGCGAGTGGAGAGGGAAGGTCACGGCGCTGTccgagggagaggagaagagcgGGGAGGAAAACGAGAGCAAACCTATGCCGACAG GGCGTGTCGTGGGGATCCTGCAGAGGAACTGGAGGGACTATGTCGTAACTTTTCCTCCCAGAGACGCGACTCAGTCTCAGAGCAGGAACTCTCAGCGGATCCTGGCTATTCCCTGGGACCGCCGCATCCCCAAGATCCGCATCAGTACTCAGCAGGCCGACGCTCTGCAG GACCACAGAGTGGTGGTGCGCATTGATTCATGGGAAAGCACGTCGCTCTACCCAAACGGCCACAGCGTGCGGGTGCTGGGTCGGGCTGGAGAGCTGGAGACGGAGGTCCAGACCATCCTCATCGAGAACTGCATCCACGTGCCTCCCTTCTCAGACGCACAG CTGAGAGAGATGCCAGTCAACTCTCCCGAGAAGCCGTGGAGGATGGATCCAGTCCAGGTGGCAGAGCGGCGGGACCTCAGGGAGACTCACCTGGTGTTCAGCATCGACCCGCGGGGCTGCGAGGACGTGGACGACACGCTGTCGGTGCGTAGCATCGATGGCGggaagctgctggagctggggGTCCACATCGCAGACGTCACCCACTTTGTCACAGAGGGCTCGCTCACTGACCTGGAGGCACGTATGAG gtcGACGACGTACTACCTGGCAGACCGCAGGTACGACATGCTGCCTGCTGTTCTCAGCGCagatctctgctctctgctgggaGGAGTCGACAG GTATGCCATGAGCGTAATGTGGGAGCTCGATGCACAAACCCTCGCCGTACACAAGGTGTGGTACGGTCGCACGGTGATCCGCTCCTCTTACCAGCTCCACTACGAGCTGGCCCAGGCGCTCCTCAACGGAGAGCCGGCGGAGGTACCGGAGCTGGCCCAGCTGGAGCCGGAGGAGAAGGATGCTAAGCTAGCTGAGCTCACCCAGGCTCTGGAGACGCTCACACATGTAGCCAGACACCTCCGGgcacagagggacagaggaggagccctggagctggagggggtggag GTTCGCGCccagctggatgagcagaggAACATCACAGCTCTGGTCCCCCGACAGCCGCTGGAGGTCCACGAGACCGTGGCTGAGTGCATGATTTACGCCAACCACTGGGTGGCGCGCAAGATCCAGGAGACCTTTCCTCACCAGGCCCTGCTGAGGCGGCACCCGCCTCCACGGCAGGAGTTCTTCAGTCAGCTGGTGGAGAGCGCCAAGGCCGTGGGATTCACCATCGATACCAG GACCAACAAGGCTTTAGCGGACTCTCTGGACCGGGCTGTGGACCCACAGGACCAGCTGGTGAACAAGATGCTGAGGATGATGGCCACCACAGCCATGTCACAGGCCCTGTACTTTTCCACTGGTCTCGAGTCCCAAGACCAGTACTACCACTACG GTTTGGCTCTGGACCGTTACACACACTTCACCTCACCCATCCGGCGTTACGCCGACATCGTGGTGCACCGCCTTCTCACCGCAGCCCTCGACGTGGAGAGAGGGACGGACTCTGGGAAATCAGTAGCCAGTAACAAGGAACTGGAGGAACTGGCTCAACATATCAACAGCAAGAACCGG GCAGCTCAGCGGGCTCAGAAGTTGTCCACAGTCCTGTTCCAGTGTCTCTACTTCAAAGAACGAGACCCTCAGACTGACCAGCAGTGTGTAGCCGACGCCGTCGTCTACTCCATCAGAAACAACGGCCTGCTGGTGTTCATCCCAGA GTATGGAGTTAAAGGGCCGGTGTACCTGAAGAATCGAGAGGGCCAGGTGGTGGCTGCAGGGCAGGACGGCAGCTGTGAGTGGCAGAGCGGCTCCTTACGACACCATTCAGACCACATCAGCACCACCTCCAGCTGCGGCACCTCCACCTTCAGACTCTTCGACCACATCACC GTTCGTATATCTGTCCGCTCCACATCCTCCCACGCTGACAGTCTCAACCTTGAGGTCATTAGTAACAAGCCCCACCGCAGCGCCGAGCCCCAGCAGCCTCACTCCCAGGGCCGCAGCCAGCTGGTGCAGGAGGTGGTGCGCCTGGCCGAGGAGGCGCACCAGCAGGCCCAGGAGAAGGCGGCCCGGCGACCCAAACTCTCCAGAGAGGAGCGAGAGTTCAGCCAGAGCAAGACGCCCAACCTGTactctctgctggaggaggtgagggagctCGCGCTGATGGACCTGGACATggctgctcaggtgtgtgtgacatcagcgTAG